The following are encoded together in the Streptomyces rapamycinicus NRRL 5491 genome:
- a CDS encoding activator-dependent family glycosyltransferase — protein MSEKSHLFTMVPLAWSLAAAGHEVHVASNPALTESIKSTGLTAVSVGKDHNLHEMLTQNRESLENPLSDWSTPELDQHTWEQVLMKFKISVMFAYQTYNDCMVHELVDYARHWQPDLVIWDPVTYAGPVAARVVGAAHARLLWCVDIYAKMREVFLARLAEQPEERREDPMADWLGGILARYDRTFDEEVVVGQWTIDQIPTSLQLPLSLRRVPVRYLPYNGPSDIPDWLRETPGRPRVVLTSGVSARAALGGTFMPVADMIDTLGSMDIDVVAALPPEEVEALEKVPDNTRIVDFVPLHALLPGASVLIHHGGFGSWGTALARGVPQFIPTIRYADWWNKGTTLHEAGAGLVVHASELTAEVLRESVERLLKDASYKETAERLREENLRTPTPHDVVPVLEELTAEHGR, from the coding sequence GTGTCCGAGAAATCGCACCTGTTCACCATGGTCCCGCTCGCCTGGTCGCTGGCCGCGGCCGGCCACGAGGTGCATGTCGCCAGCAACCCCGCGCTGACCGAGTCCATCAAGAGCACCGGGCTGACGGCCGTCTCGGTCGGCAAGGACCACAATCTCCACGAGATGCTGACGCAGAACCGCGAGTCGCTGGAGAACCCGCTCTCCGACTGGTCCACCCCCGAGCTCGATCAGCACACCTGGGAACAGGTGCTGATGAAGTTCAAGATCAGCGTGATGTTCGCGTACCAGACCTACAACGACTGCATGGTGCACGAGCTGGTGGACTACGCCCGCCACTGGCAGCCCGACCTGGTCATCTGGGACCCGGTCACCTACGCGGGCCCGGTGGCCGCCCGCGTCGTGGGCGCCGCCCACGCCCGGCTGCTGTGGTGCGTCGACATCTACGCGAAGATGCGCGAGGTGTTCCTGGCCCGCCTCGCCGAACAGCCCGAGGAGCGCCGCGAGGACCCGATGGCCGACTGGCTCGGCGGTATCCTCGCCCGCTACGACCGCACCTTCGACGAGGAGGTCGTGGTCGGCCAGTGGACCATCGACCAGATCCCCACCAGCCTTCAGCTCCCGCTGTCGCTCCGGCGGGTCCCGGTCCGCTATCTGCCCTACAACGGCCCCTCCGACATCCCCGACTGGCTGCGCGAGACCCCCGGGCGGCCGCGGGTCGTGCTGACCTCCGGGGTCTCCGCGCGGGCGGCCCTGGGCGGCACCTTCATGCCGGTGGCCGACATGATCGACACCCTGGGGAGCATGGACATCGACGTGGTGGCGGCGCTGCCGCCCGAGGAGGTCGAGGCGCTGGAGAAGGTCCCCGACAACACCCGTATCGTCGACTTCGTTCCGCTGCACGCCCTGCTGCCCGGCGCCTCGGTCCTCATCCACCACGGCGGCTTCGGCTCCTGGGGCACCGCACTGGCGCGCGGCGTACCGCAGTTCATCCCCACCATCCGCTACGCCGACTGGTGGAACAAGGGGACCACGCTGCACGAGGCCGGTGCCGGACTCGTCGTCCACGCCTCGGAGCTGACCGCCGAGGTGCTGCGGGAGAGCGTCGAACGGCTGCTGAAGGACGCGTCGTACAAGGAGACGGCCGAGCGGCTGCGCGAGGAGAACCTGCGCACCCCCACCCCGCACGATGTGGTGCCGGTGCTGGAGGAGCTCACCGCGGAGCACGGCCGGTGA
- a CDS encoding thioesterase II family protein: MALPVTDESLWFRRFHPRPEAEVGLVCLPHAGGAASFYFPISELLPPTVEALAVQYPGRQDRRHDAPIEDIHELAREIYQALRPLAAHRPIALFGHSMGASIGFELARLLEGELGTVPVALFASGRPAPSHHRSLGIHRRDDAGLIAELQLVSGTDSRILGDAELLRLALPAIRSDYKAAETYEYRPGARLACDIAGLTGDSDIRVTVSEVAGWREHTSGSFRLEVFSGGHFYLGEQKAAVAGVITDTLRAATARPRQPID; this comes from the coding sequence ATGGCGTTGCCCGTCACCGATGAGAGCCTGTGGTTCCGCAGGTTCCATCCGCGCCCGGAGGCCGAGGTCGGCCTGGTCTGCCTGCCGCACGCGGGAGGAGCCGCCAGCTTCTACTTCCCGATCTCCGAGCTGCTGCCGCCGACCGTGGAGGCGCTGGCCGTCCAGTACCCGGGGCGGCAGGACCGCCGCCATGACGCGCCCATCGAGGACATCCACGAGCTGGCGCGCGAGATCTACCAGGCGCTGCGGCCGCTCGCCGCACACCGGCCGATCGCGCTGTTCGGCCACAGCATGGGCGCGAGCATCGGGTTCGAGCTGGCCCGGCTGCTCGAAGGAGAGCTGGGGACCGTGCCCGTGGCGCTCTTCGCCTCGGGCCGGCCCGCGCCCTCCCACCACCGGAGCCTCGGCATCCACCGGCGCGACGACGCCGGGCTCATCGCCGAGCTCCAGCTGGTCAGCGGGACCGACTCCCGGATCCTCGGCGACGCCGAACTGCTGCGGCTGGCCCTGCCCGCCATCCGCAGCGACTACAAGGCGGCCGAGACCTATGAATACCGGCCCGGCGCCAGGCTGGCCTGCGACATCGCGGGGCTCACCGGTGACAGCGACATCCGCGTCACCGTCTCGGAGGTGGCGGGCTGGCGGGAGCACACCTCGGGCTCCTTCCGGCTGGAGGTCTTCTCCGGCGGCCACTTCTACCTGGGTGAGCAGAAGGCGGCGGTGGCCGGAGTCATCACGGACACCCTGCGGGCGGCCACCGCCCGCCCCCGACAACCCATCGACTGA